The sequence below is a genomic window from Sander lucioperca isolate FBNREF2018 chromosome 6, SLUC_FBN_1.2, whole genome shotgun sequence.
aTATTGTCTGGGCAAGCTATATTCTTTGCCACAGCTAATCATTTCATactaaatatttcacattgaaGGGAAAAGGAGAGGCACTATGGCTAACATTGCATGTAAACAAAGGCATAGCTAAGTCCATTCCCCTGACTCCcatcaacaaaaacacagctacTTGAAAATGGGTCTCACACAGAGTTTTAAAGTAACATTGTGGATACATTACTTTCATTATCTGTCTGGTTGACATGAAATGTTTCCTAAAGCTGTACTATAATGCTGGCATGCACTTTTGTTAAGGTGTTAACTTGAATTGTTACAAGGAATAACTTGAATTGTTATAAATGGGTGCAGTCAGATTTTCTTTGTAACGTTACCCATTAGAgccttaatacatccatgattagAGCCCGccataaaaaaaactgcttgTCAAAGTGGGATATGCTCCTATAAACCACATACTTCCTGCTCACCTCACAATTAACTCAACCTTTACAGCCTGTTGCTCTTTAAAAAGAGATTAAATTATTGTTGGATTGTAATATTTGTGTGCCACCTGGAGTAACAATGCAACTCTGTGGAGCCAACCGGAGCCAAATAATGTCTAGTCTCACCATGCCGTCTGTCCTGTTACTCTGAGCTGAGAAatgtctgttttattttctgatgTGTTTCATGTTGTGGCTGAACAGATGCAAGCAGGTGACCCTGCGGTTGGTGCACCGATGGCAGTAGCTGGTGCTCAGAGTCGGTCGGAGGATGAAGAGTCACTCGGAGTGAAAGATGTGAAAAGGACAGCAACACAAGCGTTTGGCAGTGGTGTTCCCAAACGCAGAAGTTCCTCCAGGTTGGAGTTATATTCTTGTATATTGCATTATTCCAGCTGTATACTAGAATAATCAATGTATTTTGTTTGCATAAGGGCATAGATGTGTTGTTTAATGCTGCTGCTACCAGTGTTTTACGTTGTTGGATCTGTAAATCTTTAAAGAATTGCtgagtatgttttttttcttttacacattAATGTCCTTAGGTCAATAAAGAGGAAGAAATTTGACGATGAATTGGTGGAGAGCAGTCTTGTGAAGTCGTCCAGTAGAGTCAAAGGCCCTCCTGTCATAGAGCCTGTCCGCTGTTCAGGGAGTGAGCCTTCATCtagtgagaaaaaaaaggtacaTAATACCTAGAACCCACACATTCTTAAGCTGCCGTTCTGTTGTTTTCAGAGAAAGGTGCCGCCCAACTAGGCGGAGTGCTACCCTTAGTTCCCTATACTACTCTGAatcaaagttttatttttacaaattatttcaactctgaccttgttgccgctgacctttcaaggCGCAACCAATTTCAGAAGCAATGATGACATTTACCTGCGCTGTgctttgcctctctctctctttatctctaaCTCTCTACCTACCTCACGGTTTTACCGGGGATCATGTTTATGCAGCTTTACAGGATGTCATGGCAAAGATGATAAGCTTACAGAGCTTTGATggatattttttgtgtttttatgcaaCTCTGTCAGGTAACAAAATCAGGCAACGCTCTCACACCACCTCTCACCATGTTAGTAAACCCTGCGCCCATCACCAAAAGAGTGAAGAAAAGCAAGCAGCCTCTACATATTACTAAAGACTTGGGAAGATGGAAACCCACTGATGACCTGCTTCTTATAAATGCAGTGTTGCAGGTGAGTAGTATAAAAGATGAAATCATTGTCTGAAAGGACGGATAATGTTTAGGAATTAATGTGACTAGCTTGTCTGTATGACTCAGTTTGTCAGTTTATGATCTAATGAGTCTGTATTTGTCTCTAGACCACAGACCTAACCTCTGTTCATTTGGGGGTCAAGTTCAGCTGTCGTTTCACGTTGCGGGAAATTAAAGAGAGGTGGTACGCTCTCCTCTACGATCCTGTCATCTCAAAGTAAGAAGAGACTTATCCGGGCAGCAGCTTTACCTTCCGATCCAATTCTACCAAGTCTTCTATGTTAGTTACCTATTTAGGTAAATATATTCTCTCTGTTGTCTTTTTAGGCTGGCATGGCAGGCCATGCGTCAGCTTCACCCAGAAGCCATTGCAGCAATCCAAAGCAAAGCTCTCTTCAGTCAGGTTGAGGAGGCACTGCTGGCTAAGATTGGCTCAGTAAGTGAAACTGGTACTTTTGGAACATTTCACTGTTGTAGtaaaataatctaaaataaaataccaaaCAGTCTATTTGGCTTAAAGCTACCAGTCTAATGGTTGagaattttaataataatagtcattttaaacatgtttttgtgtatCCACCCTAGCACactttttaaatgtacacatttGACTGCTGTATTCACAAGCGGTTTTGTATTACATTTGTCACTGAACAGACTAGTCAGCCCAAAGTGGACATGTTCCAGGAGCTTCTGAGCAAACACCCTGGTGTCTTTCACCCATCTCGCACCCCCAAGAGCCTGTTGGTACACTGGCAGCTGCTGAAGCAGTACTACCTACTGGATGACCAGAGCGGTAAGTTGAGTTACCTACACAATTATACCAATATAACTTCCAAGCAttttaatatgtactgtatttttgttttatttgggcaaattgaaaaaaaaaaaacatgcctcTTGTACTCCAATGCACATCAAATGATGAATAAAACTGTAAGTCCTTGTCATCCTCCAAACTGCAATATGTTATTTTATGATTTAAAATATAGAACAAATCTTTGACAGGAGATGACACAACTAGCATGGCGCTCAAAATTGTTAAGAAATGTTCATTTTGGTGTAACATGCCTAATGATAGAACTGCAGTGAATGTCCAATATTCCTGCcctgatacatttttatttaattcaccaaATAGTTTTCATTTACGTCTTGGTTATATTACACTTATTTAGCACATTAATCCCctcttttaaaaatgtacataCCTCTCTGAAATGATAAATGCAAATCTGGATAGACAATAAAGACCCTACCCTTTTTGAATAATCATATATAGTATGAGCCTCGTGTGAGCCTTTTTTAGTGTGGAATATAAGGAAGCCCCGGGAGTTGTTTTCCGAAATAAAGTGATGAGTGTAACATTTCTGTATGTAATTGTCTTGTTGGCTTTGATTGTGTGCTGCAGTCCAGCCTCTTCCTAAAGGTGACCAGGTCCTCAACTTCTCTGATGCTGAGCAGATGGTTGATGATGTAAAGTTAAAGTAAGATAGTCTTTAATTTTTGCAGTATTCATGTCGTTTAtgtcatgtttttgttgctgatAAGAAAGTATTTTTTATCTTCTCACTTAAGTATCGTACGTCGATGAATTTTCAACGCTGATCCATTTTCCTGCGTTTCCTTTCACACAGGGAGAGTAGAGATGAGGTGTTGGAACATGGTGAGAAATTGGATAATGAAGAAAGAAGTTGAATGCGATTCATCTTGCACAGCAGAAATTCTTTCTTTGATCATCTTGGATGTTGTTTACGCAAGTGTCCTTACCCTTGATTTGCCTTTGTCTTTAAATTCAGAGCTGATGATTTCCGATCGTCACCAAAAAAGAGAGATCAGACAGTTGGAGCAGGAGTTGCCTCGTTGGCAGGTCCTCGTGGACAGTATTACAGGTATGTAAGCAAGCAGATGGCTTTTAAAGgtatatttgttttgtgttttgaggAATCCAGTTTAGTGAAACtattttctatctctctctctcactcactcactcactcactcactctttctctctctctctagggaTGAGCATGCCTGATTTTGACAACCAGACACTGGCAGCGTTACGAGGAAGAATGGTACGCTACCTCATGAGATCGCGAGAGGTAAGACATCTTTCAGAAACAGTTGTTAAAGAGAAGCAATGTagaagtattttgttttgtgacaAGAAAATGGAAGGAGAGAATGTATGAGAGATGTATTTTCACTATGAtgctaatgattttttttaattttatgttCACACAGATTACATTGGGCAGGGCGACCAAGGACAAACCAATAGATGTAGATCTGTCGCTAGAGGGACCTGCCTGGAAAATATCAAGAAAACAAGGTGAATAAACTCGTACACTGTCATGCTGTAACGGTACGtgcaaaacaatgtttttaaaaGACAGAAACCAGTAAAACATTTCTCATAATTTTAAGGTTTTTGAAGCATTTGAACTATCAATTTTACTTATTGATTAATATTAAATTTTTTGATATTGAGATTATTTAGCCTATCTATTGTTGACTGTTATATTTTTGAAAGTGAGTTTGGCCAAGACGTGCACTGAACATGAATATGTGATATTTGAGTTATCCAGGCTTAGGTGTAAAGTACGCATGGACATCGCTTCTGAAACACAAAATATAGCTTATCTCCACTGCAGGAACCCCAATTGTGTTTTTGAGTCAACAATTGATTTTAtacctgtgtgtttattttcttgatttattttcatgttaaaacGTAGTAATCTTTCAACTGGCAGAGATTAATCCCATCTGATGTTGCTGAAAGTAACCAAACTACCATCACTTAACATATCATATTGATGTCTACAGGAATTATTAAACTGAAGAATAATGGAGACTTCTTCATCGCCAATGAGGGCAGACGACCCATCTACATTGATGGCAGACCAGTCCTGTCGGGCAATAAGTGGAAACTCAACAACAACTCAGTGGTGGAGGTGTGTGGAGGGTGTCAACCCAGTAGTTTAGCATTTAAATTGAACAACCATGATATATTTGAGTGGTAccatgtagggctgggcgatatggaccaAAAGTCATATCCCGATATATTTAGGCTGAATATCGATATACGATATATATCCCGATATTTTTTCCGCAAAGTGAGAGCAAATGTTCAGTCAAAGTCAAAGCCAAATATGACATGtacagggtgggaaattagcaccCGCCACCAGCCAATGGTGGGTATTTTTTCAAAGTGGCGGgagactttgccttgtataccagccacagtggcgggtggattgtaaaacattccttgtaacggattggacagcttttgtcaaagaatgctgttgccaagtaacaatgcacaatgcttataggagtcacgttacgttactgctaatgaatgcccAACATTTCCGGATGTtcctgcttcataataaaaacattcaaataccaaaataacggaggacttttattgtgaagaacttacaggaaatgaaaccgttcacagccggggctcCAGACTTTTGTCGAGTAGTTTTCAGCGCTATTCTGTGACACCATTATAGTAGCTACACCACTTgtcacttttcttttcatacgGCACATTTAAGTTAAGGAAAATTAAGTTTGCAGTGAGCTTTGTTTCGGGGCTGGAGCTTTTTCGGGTTGTCGATGGCTTGCGGCTGGGGCTTCTGCAGCGCGCAGTTTGCCACTGTTTTAGGTAGTGAAAACGATTTGTAGTGCTTCCACCCCTGGCTGTAACTTGTTTATGGCACTGCCTACATATATAACGTGATTTTGTTGCTCATTTGATACTTTGAATCCGAACCATCTCCAAATTACTGAGCCACTGCGCAAATTTGAACTATATTGATATATACGATATGGTCTAATTCCATATCACGTTTAaaaatatatcgatataattgttaatatcgatatatcgcccagccctagtaccATGTGAGACATAGCCCTAACATACTGTATCTGTCTCTTCAGATTGCAGGTCTTCGCTTTGTGTTTCTCATTAACCTGGAACTCATCTCACTTATAAAAGCCGAAGCAGCCAAGATGACACCGCAGTAAATGTCAGCCATCCAACAGAAGAGTGAACAAACAGGACATGTTGGCAGGCAAACGGACGCAGTCAGTGCTTTTCTGTCCAACAGCGGTTAACAGTCCCATGAAGTGCAGTAGTGCTACCACGAATCAGACAGACAACAGCCTTGTTAACCTGAAATGAGAATTTTAAACAGACTACAGCCAAATCCTGGAGAAAGCTAGTAACAGGTGTTACCTGTTGTTTGGACAGTTTCCATGTTGTAATGTAGACACTCTCATGagccttgtttttattttatttttcagaatattGTATTTAAATTCTGTAGTAAAGctttttcaaaatattaaaCTTGTATACACAATGTTCTGAAGTTCACTTTGGTGTCCATCTACTGTTGAAATATGACGTTTCAAATATTAACAGAAGGCTGTACTGTAAGAAACAACACATCCTGCATGTGTTATCTATCTAGCTGTAAAATATACTTAATGCAAAAATGACGAAATACTCTGCACTCATGGACGTGAGAAAAGGTCTTTAGATATAATTTGGCTTGTTATATGTGGCCTGAATCTTTCATACTGTATCTTTTATTAGGAGAATATTTATATGCTATTGAGCTTTGTCCATATTTTTTCTTATTAGAATGTTTGATCAGTTAGAAATCAGAACATAGTAACAGAAAAGCAAATAGGAACAATATGCCTCAGACACTTGACCAGAGAGAGCACCAGTGAGTGCTACACCAGTGAGGACATAGGTAATTCATCTCTTGGATGACTCGCGTATATGAACTAGAAATGGATTAATAGAATAGCAAAACTGAATGTGTTTAGTGAATTTGGGTCAGTTTAAGGCTCAAAAACCTTACATACGGTCACATCTAGTAAATATTGATGCATTAGCTATATGTTATTTTGAAAGGATTTTAATAAACATCAGTTTGGTGGTCACTTTGTTAAGTTGGGGGTGGAGCATGCAAACTTATGTCTATCTGATTTTCTTTAATATGTTTCTTGAAGCTGAACACTTAAGCAAAATCACACTGAAATGTTCAGAACTCTAGCATACATGATGGGGACGTGGCAGAACTATTTAGTGAAAACGTTGCTAAAAAGTAAAACTTTATTACCATTTTTATATAAACCAGGTTTACAAAGTGCCTAAGGatgaccaaagcaaacaaaagataataaaagtaataataaacatttaatattGAAATCATAGACAAGCAACAATTGTTAGAAGAATAACTTGAGCGTTATTGCTGCAGTGTTGATTATGCACACTTTGCCAACAGGCAGTGCTAGAGAGCCTATCTCAGGGCAGTTGGTTACagattaaaacatacaaaactctGTATAAGATGCAGTAAGTACACAGATACAGCACCATTCAAGACACGTGGCAATAAACTTACATTTCAACCTTAAAGGAACTCCACAACAAAAAAATTCTTTCTGACATTTACAGCTCTAATAAATGAATTGCACCCAACTGCATACCATTTTTCTTagacaaatatttatttaaggTGTGTATAAATGTCAGACAGATCTATCCCTTAACTGTGACTGTGAGCTTAAGGAattgtttggtctgtaaaatgtttcaaGAGCAACAGGATGTTCTGGTCCATTTCACAAAGTGTAGCCTACCTTACTGACATGAAAATGTCAGATGACAATAAGCACATTGGACAATCTAAACACCCATAGAAATGACCTGGATAACTTAGGGTATGTTAGGGCAGGGATGTTGGAAATATTGTCAtcaaaacacagacagtgcAGTCTATTAAATCTCTTGGTGCCATAGAAACACCATCCTAACTCGTGCTACACAGATTATGTTTTGACTGGATTCCCGAAACATGGCAGGGCTCACACAAGCAAAATGTAAACAAGGGAAAAACATAATCCTGTGCCACATTTATCCAACCTTTTTTGTAACATTCTGCTTTtgtatatgtctatatatacaCTTtccttcttttaaaaaaagaactgcagttattatttattgattcaaGTTTAAGTTAAAACTAAACCAGCAGTAACACAGTTCTTCACTTCAGTTTCTTCTCTTTCAATGCAACATTTCTTACTGCTACTAACCTTAAATGACACATATTTAGCATATACAGACATATagtatatttactgtaaaaacaaTTACCAATATCAGCAGCAAATGCCCACATTATACAGCTGGTGTCACTAGGGTGGAGAAGACTGTTGAGGCAAAAACGTACTGAGTTTCTCACAAAAAAATGCAGCCGGAAACAAAAAATGAACACTTGTTTTTTTGCAGACAAgcacaaaagaaaaataaatgcacATATGGTGATGCCTGGTAAGGAGAAGTGGGCGAATGGTTACCTTTAACATAAAGCAATGGGGTTTATGGGAAatgtggttttattttgagaaaTGTGTAAGATAAATCGTTAGTCTCAAATAGGCTTATTCTTCAATTACTTTCCCAAAGCAATTCAAAAACTGTAATGGTACTTTGGTTGTGGTAAACAACATTTAAAGATATCTAATTTATATTGTTGTGTGCACTAATGTCTCATGAGAAACAGCAGTTTTGACTTTGTCCACTTTTGCATTGCTGTAGCGGTGAGACATAACTTTATCTCTGGTGAGGTTGTGATATATCAACACTTACACACCTATCTACTGTACTGCTGTTGACTGGAACAATAAAGTTCCCTGATAAAGACTTGACACCAGCTGATAAGTGATGCCAGCCAGCAAGAGTTGCTAGGTTCTACTTCGACttcaataaattaaatatatccaaaagggaaaaaaatgtttcttcaGCTACTGGAAGAAGATACCTACATCCCACTAGTCAGTTGTCTGACTTGAGTTATCTCTGTATTTTATACACAACAATATTCCCTTATCTGTTAACCATGTTGTGTTTTATTCAAACTGCACTTCCCCTCTGCATGTTTACCATGTAAACTCAGGTGCATTCAGGGTTCGCTCAGAGTTAAATTCATGACGCTGGAATTGCCTCGCCTGTTCTGTAGAGAGGCTTTGGGTTGCCACATGACCAGTTGTCTTGAACGCCCCTCGGTGAGTTGGTGAAAGCTGTGCAAGGTATTTGTTTCGGTTGTGAATCGTGGCGAGCATCTGAGTACAAGCAGGTGACTGACAACATAAGTGagtagttttgtttgtttagtttagtttagtttagtttagtttatatgAACAAACAGAAACTAACAATACCGTTTTCTTCTGTTAACGAACATATGTTTATGAATTGGTGAAGTCGGACAGGCTGGCTATCAGTGGCAAGCTTGCTCACTTgagtgttagctagctaacgtcaagTTAGCCATGAAGATGGTGATAACgttactagctaacgttacattttgtatgtatgtttagATTTATCGTGATCTTACAAGGCTGTTACTGTAACGTTACTACACCTAGGACACACTGTTATCTAGAGGATATATTGTGTAACGTTACACCAAAGATGTTGCagattttgcacacaaaaaaaacattacattaacaTGTTAAAGGCGAGAAAGTTAAACTTTTTACAGTTCCAGCTGTGATAAAGACATGACGTTAATGAATTGCTTTTTCAACTCTATTTTGCATCTGACAAATGTCAGCTGGACAATAAACTTGCAGTATATGGAGTCTGTGATTTCTCAATACCTGGGAATATTAAAGTGTAGAAACATTTTATTGTAAGTTTGTGAAATTttctacatttacattttctctTCTAAAACTGTAGTGAGACCTTATCTAAACAGTAGGAGATTATTATTCCACCCCCTGAACTCTGCTGGCTGGCATGCTGTCTCTGTGAAAGATAACCCCGAGTAATCTTAATGGCCACTGTTGATTATGATAAGACAGGTGTAATTGATTGATAACCACACAACTTAGCCTAcactacatttttaaatttcctTTCCCAAGGAAAGTTTGTGCTTCTAATTTTGGTCACATGATTCAGTTCAACACGTTATTTATCCTTCCAGTTAGTCCCAGATCTTTCCTCGTAAAACAGCCCTATAAAGATGTTTTCCAAAGCTTTGAGACATTTCGTCACCTTCCTTGATTCAGGTTGTATTTAAATTCTGTAGTAaaccttttttcaaaatattaaaCTTGTATACACACAATGTTCTGAAGTTCACTTTAGAGTCCAATCTACTGTTGAGTCCGAAAGAATCTACACGTTTCAAATATTAACAGAAGGCTGTACTGTAAGAAACAACATATCCTGCATTTGTTATCTATCTAGCTGTAGACAAGTagttaatgaaaaaaataatgaaatatacTGAATAATCTGCACTCATGGACATGTGAGAAAAGGTCTTTAGATATCATTTGGCTTGTGATACGTAAGAACCTTCCTTCCTTGATTCAGGTTGGAGTcgtaattattttctttaattgtCAAAGTGCCAAGGTATTGTCAACAGAAGACAAGGTCCTCTAATTTAATGATAATAAGTTTCAGTCAGTTTCTTAATTGTATGCCAGACAAACATTGTTTACTAAAATGGAGTTACACATCTATCTACTAACATTTCTGTGGTAAGAGAAGAGGGAACTGAAGCTCCGCCCTCCTCTTGCTCTCTGTTCACTCCCCCTGAGCTGGTTGGCTCATTTTGTAGGTTGAAGTAACTGCTGGTAGTTCAGTTCAGTAGGAGTTGAAGCATTTAAAGGCTCAGTTTGTCATTAACAGGAACACACGTTGGCTGTAAAGAGAGAGCAGGTTTGGCCATCTACTGTATGCtggaaaaaaactgtatatCAGACTTTAAGTAAAAAAGGAATCCTGCACACAacggcatgtttttttttttaaaccagctATCCATGTTACTCTTACTGTGTCCACACAGCAGTGACAGAACATGTATTAAATAGGATTATTTTGAATTCATTATTTAATAGGCTTAATTAACAGGCTGGCTAGCAGGCTAGTCATAGGGAGGTAATCTATCAGCCACAGgatgattttaacccaaaccagaggcgatattttttttcctaGGATGGTGAAGGCATGACCCGCCTTACTCTACCTCTAATTGGCTTACCCTGATGTTCTTACCCTAACCCAGACCAAtgtcatgcctaaacctaaccaaaccaaCCAACAAAGGCAACAAGTACTatccaatcagaggcagagtagggctgGTCATGCTTTCCCATATATTCTGACTAggatctgagtatgacgacgtctGGCTACTTTCTGTTTGATTCACtgtgaaattacattttttttttctcaacttaATTACTTCCCAGAACATCAGTGCAATGCTGCTTCTCAGACGCTGCCACAGCCTGACTCGATTCGGCCCTCTCAACACTCAAAGGTACAGCACTGTAACAAACGGGTGTTATACCAGACATTTACTCTGACTGCACTGACAGCAGTTAGGTTTTGTCTGGTCCGAGCTACATCCAGTCAAAGGGCTCAGTTTAATGAAGGATACTAAAACAGCCAACTCAAGCTGTGTTTTAGCAAATTAAGTtgattttttcaaatgtttgtcATACATTTTTGTGACCAACACAACCTGACTAATGGTGTTCATCCCCTTttcttttatctctttttcttctatcttttattttacattttgtgaaTACACCAGAATTGTACAGTTATTCTTGAACATACAGCCCTAATGAGCTTGACTTGATCTGCATAAAAGTTACAgttccattttctttattacaTAGGCATCAAGTGGCACCTGCTGTGGCGTCCTGTGCAGTTCGtctctggagcagcagcagtgaggACCAGAGATGGTACCAGCGTGCCCATAGGCCCAGCTGGAGACATGCACTGGCAGGACTGCTGGCTGGTACCGGGGCTGTACTGGCTTATGGACTCCACCACCACAAGGTCAGGAGGAGATTAGTCTCACTTTGCTAGACCATCCTCCACGGCGTTGCGGCgtagggtctggctagtccacacagcattccgggatggggtaaaaacgtgctctggtttattggcatttctttaaaccaatcacaatcgtcttgggtggcgctaggcacctgcaaaatagcctcaggaaggaacttgttctggtggaacaagTGTatgtttaaaggttgttttagtcgtgcaacagaaaactcagattggacagatagtctagctagcagtTAACcaaagtcctcataaatcgaccggacccaacacaaagaaagcccaaggcaacgggcatccagcctaaatgagggacattcggcggaatttccggcggcaccggagcaatcccggaagtgtaaCGTCGTGGATATTGACTAGGAGGAGATAAGATCAGTGAACACAGTCAATGTTTAATTTGGTTTTGTTGTGTCAGGGCTAAATTATGTCAATTGAACATGTTTTTAACTTGTGATGAACATTTGACATtattct
It includes:
- the mcrs1 gene encoding microspherule protein 1; the encoded protein is MQAGDPAVGAPMAVAGAQSRSEDEESLGVKDVKRTATQAFGSGVPKRRSSSRSIKRKKFDDELVESSLVKSSSRVKGPPVIEPVRCSGSEPSSSEKKKVTKSGNALTPPLTMLVNPAPITKRVKKSKQPLHITKDLGRWKPTDDLLLINAVLQTTDLTSVHLGVKFSCRFTLREIKERWYALLYDPVISKLAWQAMRQLHPEAIAAIQSKALFSQVEEALLAKIGSTSQPKVDMFQELLSKHPGVFHPSRTPKSLLVHWQLLKQYYLLDDQSVQPLPKGDQVLNFSDAEQMVDDVKLKESRDEVLEHELMISDRHQKREIRQLEQELPRWQVLVDSITGMSMPDFDNQTLAALRGRMVRYLMRSREITLGRATKDKPIDVDLSLEGPAWKISRKQGIIKLKNNGDFFIANEGRRPIYIDGRPVLSGNKWKLNNNSVVEIAGLRFVFLINLELISLIKAEAAKMTPQ